In Xiphophorus couchianus chromosome 8, X_couchianus-1.0, whole genome shotgun sequence, the following proteins share a genomic window:
- the crata gene encoding carnitine O-acetyltransferase isoform X2, which produces MKLSQWWVQVAYLEYRLPVVVHSSPGLVLPRMDFRDKQGQIRFASKLIAGVLDFKTMIDNETLPVEFLGGKPLCMNQYYEVLSSCRIPGVSRDSVVNHARSSQPPKHITVVHNFQFFQLDVYHSDGTALTPDQLCVQLEKICRASPDPGAEPVGILTTQHRDVWGKSYLNLIRDPTNKASVSSIQRSIFTLCLDGSTSGAAGDQSRSAAAVQMLHGGGSRGYSANRWFDKTLQFIVGEDGTCGANYEHAPAEGPPIVALIDHVVEFTRKPETSSSPAASLPVPHKLPFNVSPEVKRDIEAAKVSMDSLAQDLDMRVSVFGHFGKNVPKSHRMSPDAFIQVGLQLAFYRKYRRCCATYESASLRMFRLGRTDTIRSASNASASFVKAFDDPSKQNLEKVDLMEKAVKAHRSYTNMAVSGQAIDRHLLGLKLQAAEEKLPVPEIFRDPAYAKALHYRLSTSQVPSKTDCVMCFGPVVTDGYGVCYNPMDDHINFAVSAFNSCGETDAGGLAAAVEDALLDMKVLLDRTPRSKL; this is translated from the exons ATGAAG CTCTCCCAGTGGTGGGTCCAGGTGGCCTACCTGGAGTACCGGCTGCCGGTGGTGGTCCACTCCAGTCCAGGCCTGGTTCTGCCCAGGATGGACTTCAGGGACAAACAAGGACAGATCAG gttTGCTTCCAAACTGATCGCTGGAGTTTTAGACTTCAAGACGATGATCGATAA TGAGACTCTCCCAGTGGAGTTCCTGGGCGGGAAGCCTCTGTGTATGAACCAGTACTACGAGGTTCTGTCGTCCTGCCGGATCCCCGGCGTCAGCAGAGACTCTGTGGTGAACCACGCCAGGAGCTCCCAGCCCCCCAAACACATCACCGTGGTCCACAACTTCCAG TTCTTCCAGCTGGACGTTTACCACAGCGATGGGACGGCGCTGACTCCAGACCAGCTCTGTGTTCAGCTGGAGAAGATCTGCAGAGCTTCACCGGATCCCGGCGCTGAACCTGTCGGTATCCTGACCACCCAACATCGAGACGTCTGGGGGAAATCCTACCTCAACCTGATCAGAG ACCCGACCAACAAAGCGTCGGTGTCGTCCATCCAGAGGAGCATCTTCACGTTGTGTCTGGATGGATCCACGTCTGGAGCAGCTGGAGATCAGAGCCGCAGCGCTGCAGCCGTCCAGATGCTGCATGGCGGCGGCAGCCGGGGCTACAGCGCCAACCGCTGGTTCGACAAGACGCTGCAG TTCATCGTGGGAGAAGACGGGACCTGCGGGGCGAACTACGAGCACGCGCCGGCTGAAGGCCCGCCCATCGTGGCGCTGATCGACCATGTGGTCGAGTTCAC GAGGAAACCGGAGACGTCTTCGTCTCCTGCAGCGTCTCTTCCTGTCCCTCATAAACTTCCCTTCAACGTCTCTCCAGAGGTGAAGAGGGACATCGAGGCGGCCAAGGTCAGCATGGACAG CCTGGCCCAGGACCTGGACATGCGGGTCTCTGTGTTCGGACACTTTGGGAAAAACGTGCCGAAATCCCACAGGATGAGTCCGGATGCGTTCATCCAGGTTGGCCTGCAGCTCGCCTTCTACAG GAAGTACCGGCGCTGCTGCGCTACGTATGAGAGCGCCTCGCTGCGGATGTTCCGACTGGGTCGCACCGATACGATCCGATCGGCCTCCAACGCCTCGGCTTCCTTCGTTAAGGCCTTCGACGATCCCAGCAAGCAG AACCTGGAGAAAGTGGATCTGATGGAGAAAGCTGTGAAAGCCCACAGATCGTACACCAACATG GCGGTCAGCGGGCAGGCCATCGACAGACACCTGCTGGGCCTGAAGCTGCAGGCGGCCGAGGAGAAACTTCCCGTCCCCGAGATCTTCAGAGATCCAGCCTACGCTAAAGCTCTGCACTACCGACTGTCCACCAGCCAG GTCCCGTCCAAGACGGACTGCGTGATGTGCTTCGGGCCGGTGGTAACCGACGGTTACGGCGTCTGCTACAACCCCATGGACGACCACATCAACTTCGCCGTGTCGGCGTTCAACAGCTGCGGGGAGACGGACGCCGGCGGCCTGGCGGCGGCCGTGGAGGACGCTCTGCTGGACATGAAGGTTCTGCTGGACCGGACCCCCAGGTCCAAACTGTGA
- the crata gene encoding carnitine O-acetyltransferase isoform X1: MLAFCSRTVWKVAMVRPCPFVRPRHLVKPVSATRVAGRYLSHQRGLPSLPVPPLQQTCERYITALEPIVEAEELSRTRRLVQQFQEAGGVGERLQKGLERRGRDTENWLSQWWVQVAYLEYRLPVVVHSSPGLVLPRMDFRDKQGQIRFASKLIAGVLDFKTMIDNETLPVEFLGGKPLCMNQYYEVLSSCRIPGVSRDSVVNHARSSQPPKHITVVHNFQFFQLDVYHSDGTALTPDQLCVQLEKICRASPDPGAEPVGILTTQHRDVWGKSYLNLIRDPTNKASVSSIQRSIFTLCLDGSTSGAAGDQSRSAAAVQMLHGGGSRGYSANRWFDKTLQFIVGEDGTCGANYEHAPAEGPPIVALIDHVVEFTRKPETSSSPAASLPVPHKLPFNVSPEVKRDIEAAKVSMDSLAQDLDMRVSVFGHFGKNVPKSHRMSPDAFIQVGLQLAFYRKYRRCCATYESASLRMFRLGRTDTIRSASNASASFVKAFDDPSKQNLEKVDLMEKAVKAHRSYTNMAVSGQAIDRHLLGLKLQAAEEKLPVPEIFRDPAYAKALHYRLSTSQVPSKTDCVMCFGPVVTDGYGVCYNPMDDHINFAVSAFNSCGETDAGGLAAAVEDALLDMKVLLDRTPRSKL, from the exons TGGAAGGTTGCCATGGTGAGACCCTGTCCCTTCGTGAGGCCGCGTCACCTGGTGAAGCCCGTCTCTGCCACCCGGGTGGCCGGCAGGTACCTGAGCCACCAGAGGGGGCTGCCGAGCCTGCCGGTGCCCCCGCTGCAGCAGACCTGCGAGCGCTACATTACGGCCCTGGAGCCCATCGTGGAGGCGGAGGAGCTGAGCCGGACCCGGCGGCTGGTCCAGCAGTTCCAGGAGGCCGGCGGCGTCGGGGAGCGGCTGCAGAAAGGCCTGGAGAGGCGGGGGAGGGACACAGAGAACTGG CTCTCCCAGTGGTGGGTCCAGGTGGCCTACCTGGAGTACCGGCTGCCGGTGGTGGTCCACTCCAGTCCAGGCCTGGTTCTGCCCAGGATGGACTTCAGGGACAAACAAGGACAGATCAG gttTGCTTCCAAACTGATCGCTGGAGTTTTAGACTTCAAGACGATGATCGATAA TGAGACTCTCCCAGTGGAGTTCCTGGGCGGGAAGCCTCTGTGTATGAACCAGTACTACGAGGTTCTGTCGTCCTGCCGGATCCCCGGCGTCAGCAGAGACTCTGTGGTGAACCACGCCAGGAGCTCCCAGCCCCCCAAACACATCACCGTGGTCCACAACTTCCAG TTCTTCCAGCTGGACGTTTACCACAGCGATGGGACGGCGCTGACTCCAGACCAGCTCTGTGTTCAGCTGGAGAAGATCTGCAGAGCTTCACCGGATCCCGGCGCTGAACCTGTCGGTATCCTGACCACCCAACATCGAGACGTCTGGGGGAAATCCTACCTCAACCTGATCAGAG ACCCGACCAACAAAGCGTCGGTGTCGTCCATCCAGAGGAGCATCTTCACGTTGTGTCTGGATGGATCCACGTCTGGAGCAGCTGGAGATCAGAGCCGCAGCGCTGCAGCCGTCCAGATGCTGCATGGCGGCGGCAGCCGGGGCTACAGCGCCAACCGCTGGTTCGACAAGACGCTGCAG TTCATCGTGGGAGAAGACGGGACCTGCGGGGCGAACTACGAGCACGCGCCGGCTGAAGGCCCGCCCATCGTGGCGCTGATCGACCATGTGGTCGAGTTCAC GAGGAAACCGGAGACGTCTTCGTCTCCTGCAGCGTCTCTTCCTGTCCCTCATAAACTTCCCTTCAACGTCTCTCCAGAGGTGAAGAGGGACATCGAGGCGGCCAAGGTCAGCATGGACAG CCTGGCCCAGGACCTGGACATGCGGGTCTCTGTGTTCGGACACTTTGGGAAAAACGTGCCGAAATCCCACAGGATGAGTCCGGATGCGTTCATCCAGGTTGGCCTGCAGCTCGCCTTCTACAG GAAGTACCGGCGCTGCTGCGCTACGTATGAGAGCGCCTCGCTGCGGATGTTCCGACTGGGTCGCACCGATACGATCCGATCGGCCTCCAACGCCTCGGCTTCCTTCGTTAAGGCCTTCGACGATCCCAGCAAGCAG AACCTGGAGAAAGTGGATCTGATGGAGAAAGCTGTGAAAGCCCACAGATCGTACACCAACATG GCGGTCAGCGGGCAGGCCATCGACAGACACCTGCTGGGCCTGAAGCTGCAGGCGGCCGAGGAGAAACTTCCCGTCCCCGAGATCTTCAGAGATCCAGCCTACGCTAAAGCTCTGCACTACCGACTGTCCACCAGCCAG GTCCCGTCCAAGACGGACTGCGTGATGTGCTTCGGGCCGGTGGTAACCGACGGTTACGGCGTCTGCTACAACCCCATGGACGACCACATCAACTTCGCCGTGTCGGCGTTCAACAGCTGCGGGGAGACGGACGCCGGCGGCCTGGCGGCGGCCGTGGAGGACGCTCTGCTGGACATGAAGGTTCTGCTGGACCGGACCCCCAGGTCCAAACTGTGA